TTTCAAAATTGGCGAAAATACAGTATACTGACAGGCAAATAGCTATTGAGGCGTTTAGGAGGATGAACTTGGAGATCGTTGTGGGATGGAAGGAATGGGAGCAGTGGGCCGGCGATGGCTGGAACACCCTGCCTCTGATCATACGATCGCAGCATGGCCCGGGCGGACTGCCCCGCTCATGGAAAAAGGCATGGGAAATCGCATCGCCTTATTCCGTAGTATTGGAAAGCGGAAAGGGAGGACGCTATACGTATCTCGGATTGCGCCCTTCGTCTGTGCTGACAGGCAAAGGGGAGCGCGCCGAGGTGCTGTGGACCATAGGCGGCTGTGATTCGGGAGCGGGCAGCTCGGCCGAAGTAGAAACCGGGGTGCTTGGGGGTGCGCCGCTTGAGGTGCTGCGCCGATGGATGGCGCCTTTTACCGCTCCCCGTCCGGATAATTCCATCCTTCCGCCGTTTACGGGGGGCTGCGTAGGCTTTCTGTCTTATGATGTGGTCCGCTCGCTGGAACGTCTGCCTGCCGCTTCGGAGGATAACCCTGGATTTTCCGATTATCTCTGGATGCGGCTGGATGAGATATGGATTTACGACCATGAGGAGGATCAGCTGTACTGCGCGGTACACACCTTAATCCCTTCAGAGGATCGCATTGGACAAGAAGCTCCAGGGAATGGGGCATATACGGGGGAGACTCCTTCCGCGAATCCTCCCTCGGGAGCTGTGTCCGTTGAAGGACTCAGGGCGCTTTACGAAGAGTCGCTGGACAAAGCGGAGGGAATGCTAAAGCAGTGGCGGGAAATATGCGACGCGGCGGAGGCCGTAGAGGAGGCCGGTGCGGACAATCCGCATGTTCCGCATATCCCCGCAGCGGCCGAATCCGGCGAATGGCCGGGGATGTCCTCGGCCTTCACCAGGGAGAAGTTCCAGCAGGCTGTGCTGGATATCCAGGAATACATCCGCCAGGGCGATGTATTTCAGGTGAACCTTTCGCTTCGGCAGGAAGCGAAGCTGAACTCCTCGCCGGAGGAGGTGTACGAGTGGCTGCGCAGGCTCAACCCGTCCCCGTACATGGGGCTGCTGCGCTCGCCCGGCTTCGCGCTGTCCAGCGCTTCGCCGGAGCTGCTCGTCAAGCTGCACGGGGACAAGGTGAGCGCGCGGCCAATCGCCGGCACCCGGCGCAGAGGCCTGACTCCCGCGGAGGACGCCGCCATGGAGGCGGAGCTGCGCGGGAGCGTCAAAGAGACGGCCGAGCATATTATGCTCGTCGATCTGGAGCGCAACGACATCGGCCGCGTCTCTGCGTACGGCTCGGTTCACGTACCTGAGCTGATGACCGTGGAGCGATACTCACATGTCATGCATTTGGTCTCCCAGGTCAATGGGCGGATCGCAGAAGGCAAGGATGCTTACGATACGATCGCGGCGATGTTTCCGGGCGGAACGATTACGGGAGCGCCGAAGGTAAGGACGATGGAGATTATCGAGGAACTGGAGCCGGTCCGGCGGGGTCCGTATACGGGTTCGATAGGTTGGATTGACTACGGCGGCAATATGGAATTAAATATTATTATACGAACGCTTGTCGTAAAGGACGGAACAGGTTATATTCAGACGGGCGCGGGCATTGTGATCGATTCCGATCCTTACCGCGAATACCGGGAATGCCACAATAAAGCCAAAGCCATCGTCAAGGCGGTCCTGTGCAGCGAGGCGGCATGGGAGAAGCGGATGGGCGGCGGCGCGGAGGGAGCGAAAGAAACATGATACTGGTTATCGACAACTATGACTCTTTTACGTATAATCTCGTGCAGTATTTGGGGGAGTTGGGCGAGAAGGTCGAGGTGCGCCGCAACGATGAAATCACCGTCGAAGAGATTGAAAAGATGGCGCCGGACCATATTCTGATCTCTCCGGGACCGTGTACACCGAATGAGGCGGGTATCAGTCTCGAACTGATTGACCATTTTAAAGGAGTAATCCCGATCTTCGGCGTTTGCCTCGGTCATCAGGCGATCGGACAGGCATTCGGCGGCAATGTTATTCGAGCGGAGCGTCTGATGCATGGCAAAACCTCGCCGATCCATCATAAAGGAGGCTCTGTCTTCGAGGGATTGGAATCGCCGTTTACCGCAACCCGGTATCATTCTCTGCTGGTGGAGCGCGAGAGCCTGCCGGGTTGCTTGGAAATTACGGCCGAAACGGCGGAAGGCGAGATTATGGGACTTCGCCATAAGGATTATCCGATTGAGGGCGTACAGTTCCATCCGGAGTCGATTATTACCGATCACGGCCATACGATGCTGCGCAATTTCCTGAAACGAAAAGCCGGAAAGACGGTATGAACTATATAGGAGTTAATGGCGGCGTCGTTGACGCCGCGGATGCCGTGGTTTCCGTCAGGGATCACGGC
This region of Paenibacillus sp. URB8-2 genomic DNA includes:
- a CDS encoding anthranilate synthase component I family protein produces the protein MEIVVGWKEWEQWAGDGWNTLPLIIRSQHGPGGLPRSWKKAWEIASPYSVVLESGKGGRYTYLGLRPSSVLTGKGERAEVLWTIGGCDSGAGSSAEVETGVLGGAPLEVLRRWMAPFTAPRPDNSILPPFTGGCVGFLSYDVVRSLERLPAASEDNPGFSDYLWMRLDEIWIYDHEEDQLYCAVHTLIPSEDRIGQEAPGNGAYTGETPSANPPSGAVSVEGLRALYEESLDKAEGMLKQWREICDAAEAVEEAGADNPHVPHIPAAAESGEWPGMSSAFTREKFQQAVLDIQEYIRQGDVFQVNLSLRQEAKLNSSPEEVYEWLRRLNPSPYMGLLRSPGFALSSASPELLVKLHGDKVSARPIAGTRRRGLTPAEDAAMEAELRGSVKETAEHIMLVDLERNDIGRVSAYGSVHVPELMTVERYSHVMHLVSQVNGRIAEGKDAYDTIAAMFPGGTITGAPKVRTMEIIEELEPVRRGPYTGSIGWIDYGGNMELNIIIRTLVVKDGTGYIQTGAGIVIDSDPYREYRECHNKAKAIVKAVLCSEAAWEKRMGGGAEGAKET
- the pabA gene encoding aminodeoxychorismate/anthranilate synthase component II — protein: MILVIDNYDSFTYNLVQYLGELGEKVEVRRNDEITVEEIEKMAPDHILISPGPCTPNEAGISLELIDHFKGVIPIFGVCLGHQAIGQAFGGNVIRAERLMHGKTSPIHHKGGSVFEGLESPFTATRYHSLLVERESLPGCLEITAETAEGEIMGLRHKDYPIEGVQFHPESIITDHGHTMLRNFLKRKAGKTV